A stretch of Eleutherodactylus coqui strain aEleCoq1 chromosome 2, aEleCoq1.hap1, whole genome shotgun sequence DNA encodes these proteins:
- the LOC136612248 gene encoding cathepsin L-like — protein MQLEKLLLILSAVIACVFSSKLLDQEWQAWKAKHEKKYSNFRDEMFRRKAWEETWHKVQKHNELANQGLSKYRMAMNKFADMTPQERTSRKCFNSNRMSTSHDNVPVQDSYRTLNMPKSKDWRDSNCVTHVKNQGHCGSCWAFATVGVFESHHCIKTKELINFSEQQLVDCDTGNDGCCGGLPEKAMAYVTKHGIMKSQDYEYADKQFNCLYKPANSLAFNVSKYYLLPGEENMAMSVAFDGPISVGIDASDDFSMYCNGIFDGDCSTQPNHAVIVVGYGTEHDQASGEDTDYWIIKNSWSADWGEEGYVRMKRNANKCGIGSDASSVDLAR, from the exons ATGCAGCTGGAGAAACTTTTGCTGATTTTGTCTGCTGTCATTGCATGCGTATTTTCTTCAAAGTTACTTGACCAGGAATGGCAAGCATGGAAAGCCAAACACG AAAAGAAGTATAGTAACTTTCGTGATGAGATGTTCCGAAGGAAGGCTTGGGAGGAAACCTGGCATAAAGTACAGAAGCACAATGAACTGGCCAACCAGGGTCTATCCAAATACAGAATGGCCATGAATAAGTTTGCAGATATG aCACCACAGGAACGGACTTCCAGAAAATGCTTCAATTCAAATAGAATGTCAACATCTCATGATAATGTTCCTGTGCAGGATTCCTACAGGACTCTTAATATGCCGAAATCAAAGGACTGGAGAGATTCAAATTGTGTGACCCATGTAAAGAACCAAGGTCATTGTGGATCCTGCTGGGCATTTGCTACC GTGGGTGTATTCGAGTCACATCATTGTATCAAGACCAAAGAGCTGATTAATTTCAGTGAGCAGCAGCTTGTAGACTGCGACACAGGAAATGATGGCTGCTGCGGAGGGCTTCCAGAGAAAGCTATGGCGTATGTTACAAAGCACGGCATCATGAAAAGCCAAGATTATGAATATGCAGACAAG CAATTTAACTGTTTATACAAGCCTGCCAACTCATTAGCCTTCAATGTGAGCAAATATTACCTTCTGCCTGGAGAAGAAAATATGGCGATGTCTGTGGCATTTGATGGACCAATATCAGTTGGAATTGATGCAAGTGATGACTTTAGTATGTACTGCAATG gGATTTTTGATGGCGATTGTAGTACACAACCAAACCATGCCGTCATTGTTGTGGGATACGGTACAGAACATGATCAAGCGTCCGGTGAAGATACAGATTACtggattataaagaacag CTGGAGTGCAGACTGGGGTGAAGAAGGTTACGTGAGGATGAAGCGTAATGCGAACAAGTGTGGTATCGGATCAGATGCATCTTCTGTGGACCTGGCACGCTAG